Proteins from a genomic interval of Spea bombifrons isolate aSpeBom1 chromosome 4, aSpeBom1.2.pri, whole genome shotgun sequence:
- the LOC128492057 gene encoding PH and SEC7 domain-containing protein 1-like — protein MQNTESLEILQIFEDDFEERESLSGRTTAPKWPVYDIPRGPPARICRSDDVRSDSPPKMPGASPSPEADTEEEGLLFSPSNVSLVTALLEGDSQHDRSSSSTYMDDPTTPQTPEQPQEERLLFHDVPGVHLVCQGCKEKEHSCRRELEQQTEEAVSAQQQDLPQTITGQTDGLSTDMDLETSCSEEVTYVEAVPNKRDLEAAKCLARRLYQLDGFERSQVAPYLQKNNDFSSMVAEEYLNLFDFTGKTLDASLRSLLQELVLTGETQERERVLFHFAKRFHRCNPKDFSSADAVHTLTCALMLLNSDLHGQNIGKSMTQQDFINNLDGMNDGDSFSRELLKGLYHSIRNEKLEWAM, from the exons ATGCAGAATACAGAATCACTGGAAATTCTGCAGATATTCGAAGATGACTTTGAGGAAAGGGAGTCCTTATCCGGCAGAACGACTGCTCCAAAATGGCCTGTTTATGACATTCCACGTGGCCCCCCTGCG AGGATCTGTCGCTCAGATGATGTGAGGAGCGACTCTCCGCCGAAGATGCCCGGAGCCT CACCAAGTCCGGAGGCCGATACAGAAGAGGAAGGTTTGCTGTTTTCTCCTTCCAACGTCTCCCTGGTGACGGCATTACTGGAGGGTGACTCTCAACATGATCGCTCTTCATCCTCTACTTACATGGACGACCCAACCACTCCACAAACCCCAGAACAGCCACAAGAGGAAAGGCTACTATTCCACGATGTTCCGGGTGTACATCTTGTATGCCAAGGGTGCAAGGAAAAGGAGCATTCGTGTAGACGGGAATTGGAGCAGCAGACGGAGGAAGCCGTGTCCGCGCAGCAgcaggaccttccccaaacgaTAACTGGGCAGACTGATGGTCTATCTACAGATATGGATTTGGAGACATCTTG CTCTGAGGAGGTGACGTACGTGGAAGCCGTTCCAAACAAGCGGGATCTAGAGGCGGCAAAATGCTTGGCCAGGAGGCTATACCAGCTGGACGGCTTCGAGAGATCTCAGGTCGCTCCGTACCTCCAAAAAAA TAACGACTTCAGCTCCATGGTGGCCGAGGAGTATCTCAACCTCTTCGACTTCACAGGAAAAACGTTGGATGCGTCTCTCAG GTCTCTTCTGCAAGAGCTGGTGCTGACGGGGGAGACTCAAGAGCGAGAACGAGTTTTATTTCACTTCGCGAAAAGGTTTCACAGGTGTAACCCCAAGGACTTCAGCTCCGCAG ATGCCGTACACACTCTGACCTGCGCACTCATGCTCCTGAACTCAGATTTACACGGACAG AACATTGGGAAGTCTATGACCCAGCAGGACTTCATCAATAACCTGGATGGAATGAATGACGGAGACAGCTTTTCCAGAGAGCTTCTAAAG GGCCTGTATCATTCTATCCGTAACGAAAAACTGGAATGGGCCATGTAA
- the LOC128491476 gene encoding uncharacterized protein LOC128491476: MEKLQLCLDDEDDLPMRNETRSTDRHEDSAPQPDIIFEFAASARSDLNREKWDDHGCNEKAATCDGFVSLSNTELPCRGKDNVSVDNLGRRVESSFQKPTKLNTQDAAKAKSSSAQDLFWESMLRAQLCVLDLQDELEKKEKHINFPGISPSEIRSPLPCLDSPSTGLQDDGAEEEPFENYETFCCEEEVEDESLFCDNPIFSHAPSPSTQPCYRHFG; this comes from the exons ATGGAaaaactgcagctctgcttGGACGACGAGGATGACTTGCCTATGCGTAATGAGACAAGATCCACAGACCGCCACGAGGACAGCGCTCCACAACCGGACATAATCTTTGAGTTTGCCGCATCAGCTCGCAGTGACCTTAACCGGGAGAAGTGGGATGATCATGGCTGTAACGAGAAGGCAGCTACATGTGATGGTTTTGTTTCGCTTTCCAATACTGAGTTGCCCTGCAGAGGCAAAGACAATGTCAGTGTTGACAATTTGGGGAGGAGGGTAGAATCTTCTTTTCAGAAACCTACCAAGTTAAACACCCAAGACGCGGCAAAAGCAAAGAGCAGTTCGGCACAGGATTTGTTTTGGGAGAGCATGCTCCGGGCTCAGTTGTGCGTTTTAGATCTCCAAGATGAACTTGAGAAAAAAGAGAAGCACATAAACTTCCCCGGGATATCTCCTTCTGAAATCAGAAGCCCTCTGCCATGCCTAGACTCTCCCTCTACAGGTCTGCAAGATGACGGGGCAGAGGAGGAACCCTTTGAAAACTACGAGACGTTCTGCTGTGAAGAAGAGGTAGAAGATGAGAGCTTGTTTTGCGACAATCCTATATTTAGTCATGCTCCCTCCCCCAGTACCCAACCATGCTATCG ACATTTTGGATAG